The Flavobacterium johnsoniae genomic sequence TGAAAATAGTAATTATAAATTACGGAGCAGGAAATATTCAGAGCATTATGTTTGCTATTGAAAGACTAGGATTTAAAGCCGTTTTGAGTAATGATCGCGAAGAAATAAAATCGGCAGATAAAGTGATTTTTCCTGGCGTAGGCGAGGCGAGTTCGGCAATGATAAAACTTCGTGAAAGTGGTTTGGATAGCTTAATTCCTGAATTGAAACAGCCAGTTTTGGGAATTTGTCTCGGAATGCAATTGATGTGCAATAAAACTGAAGAAGGAAATACAGAAGGTTTAGGAATTTTTGATGTTGATGTTTTGAAATTTTCAAACAACGTAAAAGTGCCGCAAATGGGGTGGAATCAGATTTATGATTTAAAAACCGATTTATTTAAAGATATTTCTGAAAATGAGTTTATGTATTTAGTTCATAGTTTTTACGCGCCAAATTGCGATGAAGCCATTGCTACAACGAATTATGATGTTGAATATGCGTCAGCTTTGCAAAAAGATAATTTTTATGGAACTCAATTTCACCCAGAAAAAAGCGGTGATGTTGGGGAAAAGATTCTTGGAAACTTTTTAAAATTGAATTCCATTATTTAAATTCCAAAATTAAAAATCAATAAAACATTAATCGATTTTGGAGAATCAAAAATCTATAATCGTTAATCTAAAATCTAAAATTAAATGCGAATAATACCAGCCATAGATATAATTGAAGGAAAATGCGTTCGTTTGTCCAAAGGTGATTATGACACCAAAATAATTTACAATGAAAATCCGCTTGAAGTAGCAAAATCATTTGAAGCGCATGGAATTGAATATTTACATTTAGTAGACTTAGACGGCGCAAAATCAAGTAAAATAGTCAATTATAAAATCTTAGAACAAATAGCAACACAAACGAGCTTGAAAATTGATTTTGGCGGTGGATTAAAATCGGATGATGATTTAAGAATCGCTTTTGAAAGCGGTGCAAATCAAATTACTGGCGGAAGTATCGCTGTAAAAAATAGAGCAATTTTCGAAAAATGGATTTCAGAATATGGTTCAGAAAAAATCATTTTAGGTGCTGATGCAAAAGATGAAAAAATTGCAGTTTCTGGATGGTTAGAAGATTCAAATGAAGATTTAATTCCGTTTATAAAAGATTATATGAAAAAAGGAATTGAATATGTAATTTGTACTGATATTGCTAAAGATGGAATGCTTCAAGGTCCAAGTTTTGATTTATACAGCAAAATTTTAGCAGAAGCTAAAGGAATAAAATTAATCGCTTCTGGAGGAATTTCGACTTTCGACGAATTACCAAAATTGGCCGAATTAGGTTGCGAAGGAACAATTATCGGAAAAGCAATTTACGAAGGCAGAATTACTTTGAAACAGTTAGAAAACTATATAATTGATTTATAGTTGTTAGTTGTCGGTTGATAGTTTATAGTATTAACCAGCAACAATCAACCAATAACCAACAACCAAATTAAAAATGTTAGCAAAAAGA encodes the following:
- the hisA gene encoding 1-(5-phosphoribosyl)-5-[(5-phosphoribosylamino)methylideneamino]imidazole-4-carboxamide isomerase; the encoded protein is MRIIPAIDIIEGKCVRLSKGDYDTKIIYNENPLEVAKSFEAHGIEYLHLVDLDGAKSSKIVNYKILEQIATQTSLKIDFGGGLKSDDDLRIAFESGANQITGGSIAVKNRAIFEKWISEYGSEKIILGADAKDEKIAVSGWLEDSNEDLIPFIKDYMKKGIEYVICTDIAKDGMLQGPSFDLYSKILAEAKGIKLIASGGISTFDELPKLAELGCEGTIIGKAIYEGRITLKQLENYIIDL
- the hisH gene encoding imidazole glycerol phosphate synthase subunit HisH; the protein is MKIVIINYGAGNIQSIMFAIERLGFKAVLSNDREEIKSADKVIFPGVGEASSAMIKLRESGLDSLIPELKQPVLGICLGMQLMCNKTEEGNTEGLGIFDVDVLKFSNNVKVPQMGWNQIYDLKTDLFKDISENEFMYLVHSFYAPNCDEAIATTNYDVEYASALQKDNFYGTQFHPEKSGDVGEKILGNFLKLNSII